Genomic segment of Porites lutea chromosome 13, jaPorLute2.1, whole genome shotgun sequence:
CATCCATTTTATCATACGTGATTGCGTAATTCTGTTTAAATGCCGTAAATCCCCCACCCCTGAATCAATGTTGTTTGTGGTTGAATGAAGACATGAGGCTTTAAATTACAATATTGTTTTGAGGGTGAGTGGGTTGTGGTACAAAAGATGATGGAATAGATTTGTCCACTATGCAAACAGGGGCCATTTTATGGAAGTCTCCAACACTTTTGCCCCTCATTATAGCGAAAGCAATATGTTCATACCATTGGCTTATTAAATAAACTAGTTCGATTATTCATCATCAGGGCGTTGTCAAGTTTCATAAGCATGCTAATGTTTTTAGAATAGGTAGTGGTGTAACACCTACATTAATTTCCCCCTTAAAGCTCTAAGGTTTCTTTGATTCATTTTAGTATCTCGCCGCCCTCTTCGAGTTTCTTCTGAACATGCGCAGCACACGTCAGAGGAGAATGCGGCCATGCATGATTACGAGTATGTTCACTATCCCTGTCTTGTTGACAGAGGCAGCACTCTTTCTAAGGGTAAGTCAAATATTACCATGAACTACACAGCTATTAAAACACATGTTATTCAATTTGACAAGGCTGTTAACGGCTTAGGAATAATGGTAAAAAACATATCATAAAAATGGTCTTTAATATGAGCTTGTAGCTGCAAGTAGGTTGGACCAAAACAGGCCATTTGTTCCTGTGGTTGCATACATGCTAGGAAGATAAGTAGATAAAAGCGTTCTCGAGTGTTAAACAATGGAgatgttcattttttctttgtttttctttgttgtttatttgtttcttgcttgtttttgttgttattgtttgtttgttttttttggggggggggttgcAAGCAGGTGTTATAGAGTGGGACTTACGTTGATCATGTCTTTGCTAGCCTGTTGCGCTGTATTTACAAATATAGCATTCGTTTGCAAGTTATTTTACAATATAAATTTTTACCATCCCTTTAGATAAGCGCAGGTGCGAAAGAAGCGAAGACAATAAGCTTGTTATATGGTCAAAGAACAGCAGTGGTAACCCCACTCAAACCAACCAATCGACACAAGCAACTCCACCTCGCCTGCCTTATCAGCGACTGCTTACAAGAGTGACATCCACACCGCCACCTGAAGGTGATGTAAGCGCACCAATCGCCTCACCAACTGTGGGACTAGGGGAGGAGTTTCCATATCAGAAGCTTATAAAGACGGTGGCCTCTACTGAAAGTAGCGGACAGCAGAGGAATGACAATGAAGAGAAGCCTGAAGCAGATGTCTCATTGTATGATGAAACATCTCAAAAACAATACCAGTCTTTATCCCTGAAAAGAAATCCAacggtaagaatttttttaacccttgaaaggttttttatttttttattttttttttttttggtcgacCTATGTAAGGAGGGAAGTTTTGCTTGTGAAGTACGGTATCCTGGACTTTTAAATCCGGAATTCCGCTCaagtaatccggaatccaggttTCAGTGAGAAGGAATCGGGAATCCATTAACTGGAATccaaaattcacaaaatggaatccagaatccaagactgtcttggattaaggtgatgttacacgagaagATTCGCAActacgatttttagcgcaacaccgcgttgcaacattgttgcgacatagtttcgaatggttacagcATTTTTCCGACATTGCAACGCTGCGTTGCACTAAAAATAGTCGTCGCAAATCATCTCGTGGAACCTTTAGTTCACATGGGGCGAGTTGGAGACTTCGGGTGAGCGTTTAAAGCGTGCTAATAAAATAATTGGAATGAAAGCTGCATCGAAGCCTAACTTCTTACTTGTTTACCGTCAGCTGCACGCTTCAAGAATTCATCTCGACACGGCTAGGTTTTAACATTCtttgttgaaaatttgtttacgGCATCTTTTTATCGGTAATTGATGAACTTTTTCTAGCAGTGACAGGTTGATCTCTGATTTCAAAAGAGTGGCGAGCGAAGGGgccacaagaaagaaaaaaaatcaattttcatAACGTTCTAATAATTGGAAGGTTCAGGAAACTATTCTTTTACAGGGCGGCGTGCGTACAGAAAGCTCTGACCATTTGCCTAGGGAGTCCAGTTGAGTTCTTCTGTCCTTTCCCAAGTTAAATCTCCCGACGGCAAAAGAGTCAGGGACGAAGGAAATTTAGTTGACGGCGTTTCTTGTAGAATTGTTACGTTAAGTTCTAGAGATCAAGTAGGAAACGACCGCACTGGAAAAGAATTAGCTTGCATTTGGGTAATAAATTCACTAATgagaacattaattttctttctccaCAGTCTTGTCCTAAGGAAAGTGACACAGGATATATGCTGATGGAAGGAGCTTCTCCTCCCGAAAGAATTTATGAGTATGACTACACGGAACCTTTGCAACCCAACACACTATTCCGAATCTCTCACGGTGACACCGAGCAGGTTATCGTTCAGGTCTCTATTGGCGACCTCAGTGATGTTGCCTTAAGTGAACATCagttgcaacaacaacaaagacaaccaTATGACCAAGTCATAACATCTTTAGCTAATACTGATGAAAATTACGAAGACATAGAAAACATGAATGTAAAGAACAGTTTACCCACTGAGGGAAACGATGTTGGACACGGCGGTTCAGAGTATAAATCTCTGTCTGCTGGATGTTATGAAAACTTATCAGGAGAGAACGAGGGACATTTGTCGGGGAGAAGAACCGATCCCGAGGAATATGTTGAGATGGGAGAAAGAAGGAGCGTACTGGTTTCAGATTATGCAGATCAATCTGGTTGCAGTGGTTTTCCAAACATTGATGAAGAAGGACCTGAATACCATGTCTTGGAGGAGCTGGAAACGAGTGAAAGTAAGTCTtttgaactgatttttttttagcttgGATGCCAGAGAAACAGACTGCAAGCCTGTTCCCGCAGATCTTCTATATTTGTGATCTCTTTTAATGCGTTCGAAAAGTGGAGGAAGACTCTGGAATTATTGAAAAGACTTCCTCGCTTGTGCCAATTTCAAGAGTAACTTACATGTACAAGTGAGCCCATTGTCTTGGTGTCTGAAAATGATAGCTGCACttgtaaattaattaatatacTTGTAATAGTTTTACTCAATTGACCCTTGGTTGCAATACatttatcaaaataataataatgataataataattattattattattatgattattattatcattattatctaTACATTCATTACTTCAGAACTTACTTCTCTAGTGAGCAAGTCTCTATGGGAATATATAACAAATAGAATTTTCAAGACATAAACTCGCAAAATTTTACATGAAGTACTTTGTCTACTTAAGTACTATGGATCGAAAAACGAATTTGAAATGCCAAACATGAAGTTTCTACTTTCAATCTAGGGCGATTTACAAAGAGATTTTTATC
This window contains:
- the LOC140923395 gene encoding uncharacterized protein isoform X3; amino-acid sequence: MLRTFLTWNGHLAPFYRGLLIKVIVRCTYGGKTDNRCVMLKAEGTHVLSRRPLRVSSEHAQHTSEENAAMHDYEYVHYPCLVDRGSTLSKDKRRCERSEDNKLVIWSKNSSGNPTQTNQSTQATPPRLPYQRLLTRVTSTPPPEGDVSAPIASPTVGLGEEFPYQKLIKTVASTESSGQQRNDNEEKPEADVSLYDETSQKQYQSLSLKRNPTSCPKESDTGYMLMEGASPPERIYEYDYTEPLQPNTLFRISHGDTEQVIVQVSIGDLSDVALSEHQLQQQQRQPYDQVITSLANTDENYEDIENMNVKNSLPTEGNDVGHGGSEYKSLSAGCYENLSGENEGHLSGRRTDPEEYVEMGERRSVLVSDYADQSGCSGFPNIDEEGPEYHVLEELETSENKKFDDGDDEDDDENEDHGDHDE
- the LOC140923395 gene encoding uncharacterized protein isoform X1, whose product is MLRTFLTWNGHLAPFYRGLLIKVIVRCTYGGKTDNRCVMLKAEGTHVFIDHEVPTYTTIVTPSSEPGTGSLVARLDEEQLNKTTRGSVTVSVRYTSLPTEDYSKGSSREIWVITCLGLSALLLIIGSVISGFIVVKCRRNCRKPERTVSRRPLRVSSEHAQHTSEENAAMHDYEYVHYPCLVDRGSTLSKDKRRCERSEDNKLVIWSKNSSGNPTQTNQSTQATPPRLPYQRLLTRVTSTPPPEGDVSAPIASPTVGLGEEFPYQKLIKTVASTESSGQQRNDNEEKPEADVSLYDETSQKQYQSLSLKRNPTSCPKESDTGYMLMEGASPPERIYEYDYTEPLQPNTLFRISHGDTEQVIVQVSIGDLSDVALSEHQLQQQQRQPYDQVITSLANTDENYEDIENMNVKNSLPTEGNDVGHGGSEYKSLSAGCYENLSGENEGHLSGRRTDPEEYVEMGERRSVLVSDYADQSGCSGFPNIDEEGPEYHVLEELETSENKKFDDGDDEDDDENEDHGDHDE
- the LOC140923395 gene encoding uncharacterized protein isoform X2, with the translated sequence MLRTFLTWNGHLAPFYRGLLIKVIVRCTYGGKTDNRCVMLKAEGTHVYHEVPTYTTIVTPSSEPGTGSLVARLDEEQLNKTTRGSVTVSVRYTSLPTEDYSKGSSREIWVITCLGLSALLLIIGSVISGFIVVKCRRNCRKPERTVSRRPLRVSSEHAQHTSEENAAMHDYEYVHYPCLVDRGSTLSKDKRRCERSEDNKLVIWSKNSSGNPTQTNQSTQATPPRLPYQRLLTRVTSTPPPEGDVSAPIASPTVGLGEEFPYQKLIKTVASTESSGQQRNDNEEKPEADVSLYDETSQKQYQSLSLKRNPTSCPKESDTGYMLMEGASPPERIYEYDYTEPLQPNTLFRISHGDTEQVIVQVSIGDLSDVALSEHQLQQQQRQPYDQVITSLANTDENYEDIENMNVKNSLPTEGNDVGHGGSEYKSLSAGCYENLSGENEGHLSGRRTDPEEYVEMGERRSVLVSDYADQSGCSGFPNIDEEGPEYHVLEELETSENKKFDDGDDEDDDENEDHGDHDE